The following coding sequences lie in one Pseudomonas sp. B33.4 genomic window:
- a CDS encoding LysR family transcriptional regulator: METFSSIECFVRSAEVGSFAEAARRLSLTPAAVGKSVAKLEVRLGVRLFQRSTRSLTLTEAGQLFLDQVSGSLTTIQNAVANLSSVEGLPAGTLKVSMGAAFGCLHIVPMLGEFLRRYPAINPDWHFDNRQVDLIAQGFDAAIGGGFELPQGVIARKLSPAHRILVASTDYLQANPEIIEPDDLSHHDGILIRSPQTGRVRSWQLTGRNPQNCRPLMLKARMTLSDSEAACVTAAQGLGIALVSMPFAVGYLQAGTLQRVLPDWFVDDGNISIYYAEHKLLPGKTRAFVDFVIEQFAEQGLARRFSAI; this comes from the coding sequence ATGGAAACCTTCAGCAGCATTGAATGCTTCGTGCGCAGTGCCGAAGTCGGCAGCTTTGCCGAGGCCGCACGGCGCTTGAGCCTGACCCCGGCAGCCGTCGGCAAAAGTGTGGCCAAACTCGAAGTGCGGCTCGGTGTGCGGCTGTTCCAGCGTAGTACACGCAGCCTGACGCTGACTGAGGCCGGACAACTGTTTCTGGATCAAGTCAGCGGTAGCCTGACCACCATTCAAAATGCCGTGGCCAATCTGTCCAGTGTCGAAGGGCTGCCGGCGGGAACGCTGAAAGTCAGCATGGGCGCAGCATTTGGCTGTCTGCATATCGTGCCGATGCTCGGTGAGTTCCTACGACGATATCCGGCGATCAATCCGGACTGGCATTTCGATAATCGACAGGTCGATCTAATCGCCCAGGGCTTTGATGCGGCCATCGGTGGCGGCTTCGAACTGCCGCAAGGCGTGATCGCACGCAAACTGAGCCCGGCGCACCGGATATTGGTCGCGTCCACCGACTATTTACAGGCCAATCCCGAAATCATCGAGCCGGATGACCTCAGCCATCACGACGGCATTCTGATTCGCTCGCCACAAACCGGACGCGTGCGTTCCTGGCAATTGACCGGGCGCAATCCACAGAACTGTCGGCCGTTGATGCTCAAGGCGCGAATGACCCTGAGCGATTCCGAAGCGGCATGCGTGACGGCGGCACAAGGCTTGGGGATTGCGCTGGTGAGTATGCCGTTTGCGGTGGGCTATCTGCAGGCGGGGACATTGCAGCGGGTGTTGCCGGACTGGTTTGTTGATGATGGAAATATCTCGATCTATTACGCCGAACATAAGTTGTTGCCGGGGAAGACTCGGGCGTTTGTGGATTTTGTGATTGAGCAGTTTGCGGAGCAGGGGTTGGCGCGACGGTTCAGTGCGATTTGA
- a CDS encoding aspartate/glutamate racemase family protein has protein sequence MRILVVNVNTTESITEAIARSAQAVASPGTEIVGLTPYFGADSIEGNFESYLAAIAVMDRVMAYDQPFDAVIQAGYGEHGREGLQELLNVPVVDITDAAASTAMFLGHAYSVVTTLDRTVPLIEDRLKLSGLWDRCASVRASGLAVLELEHEPQRALEAIVHQAELAVTQDKAEVICLGCGGMAGLDEQIRRRTGVPVVDGVTAAVTIAESLVRLRLSTSKVRTYATPRPKNIIGWPGRFAR, from the coding sequence ATGCGTATTCTCGTGGTCAACGTCAACACCACCGAATCCATCACCGAGGCCATTGCCCGTTCGGCGCAGGCCGTAGCTTCACCCGGAACGGAAATCGTCGGTTTGACGCCGTACTTCGGCGCCGATTCGATTGAAGGAAATTTTGAAAGCTACCTCGCGGCCATCGCGGTGATGGATCGGGTGATGGCCTACGATCAGCCGTTCGATGCAGTGATTCAGGCCGGCTACGGCGAGCATGGCCGGGAAGGCTTGCAAGAATTGCTCAATGTGCCGGTGGTGGATATCACCGATGCGGCAGCGAGTACGGCGATGTTTCTCGGCCACGCGTATTCAGTGGTGACCACGCTGGATCGCACCGTGCCATTGATTGAGGATCGGCTGAAACTCTCCGGGCTGTGGGATCGTTGTGCATCGGTGCGAGCCAGTGGCTTGGCCGTTCTGGAGCTGGAACACGAGCCGCAGCGTGCGCTGGAAGCGATCGTGCATCAGGCTGAACTGGCGGTGACGCAGGATAAAGCCGAGGTGATCTGCCTGGGGTGCGGCGGCATGGCCGGGCTGGATGAGCAAATTCGTCGGCGTACGGGTGTGCCAGTGGTGGATGGCGTGACGGCGGCGGTGACGATTGCCGAATCGCTGGTGCGGTTGCGCTTGTCGACGTCGAAAGTACGGACTTATGCAACGCCACGGCCGAAGAACATCATTGGCTGGCCGGGGCGGTTTGCCCGGTAG
- a CDS encoding NCS1 family nucleobase:cation symporter-1 has product MRTSLSNNIALNLPASALDQPLPDDGLSEPLQLSPRLHNSDLAPTKAEGRRWGKYSIFALWTNDVHNIANYSFAIGLYALGLGGWQILLSLGIGAALVYFFMNLSGYMGQKTGVPFPVISRISFGIHGAQIPALIRAVIAIAWFGIQTYLASVVFRVLLTAVHPGFAEYDHNSTLGLSTLGWVCFVAIWFVQLAILAYGMEMVRRYEAFAGPVILLTVAALAAWMYFQANATIAWSTREPLTGGEMWRNIFAGGALWLAIYGTLILNFCDFARSSPCRKTIKVGNFWGLPVNILVFAAITVLLCGAQFQINGRIIESPTEIIASIPNTFFLVLGCLAFLIVTVAVNIMANFVAPAFVLSNLAPKYLTFRRAGLISATIAVLILPWNLYNSPLVIVYFLSGLGALLGPLYGVIMVDYWLIRKGRINVPQLYSEDPNGAYYYSRGVNFRAVAAFIPAALIAIVLALVPGFHSVSPFSWLIGAGIAGMLYLIIAKRQPHYADVSGESIAVDNVCH; this is encoded by the coding sequence ATGCGTACAAGTCTCTCCAACAACATCGCGCTGAATCTGCCCGCCTCTGCCCTCGACCAACCGTTACCCGATGACGGTCTGAGCGAACCATTACAACTCAGTCCTCGCCTGCACAACAGCGACCTCGCGCCGACCAAGGCCGAAGGTCGGCGCTGGGGCAAGTACAGCATCTTCGCCCTCTGGACAAACGATGTGCACAACATCGCCAACTATTCCTTCGCCATTGGGCTGTATGCCTTGGGCCTGGGTGGCTGGCAGATTCTGCTGTCGCTGGGGATTGGCGCGGCGCTGGTGTATTTCTTCATGAACCTGTCCGGCTACATGGGGCAGAAAACCGGTGTGCCGTTTCCTGTCATCAGCCGGATCAGTTTCGGCATCCACGGTGCGCAGATTCCCGCACTGATCCGGGCGGTTATCGCCATTGCCTGGTTCGGTATTCAGACGTATCTGGCGTCGGTAGTGTTCCGGGTTCTGCTCACCGCTGTGCATCCAGGCTTCGCCGAATACGACCACAATTCGACTCTCGGCCTGTCGACGCTGGGCTGGGTGTGCTTCGTGGCGATCTGGTTCGTGCAACTGGCGATTCTTGCCTATGGCATGGAAATGGTGCGCCGTTACGAAGCGTTTGCCGGACCAGTGATTTTGCTGACCGTGGCCGCCCTCGCTGCGTGGATGTACTTCCAGGCCAACGCGACTATCGCCTGGTCGACTCGCGAGCCGCTGACCGGTGGCGAGATGTGGCGCAACATTTTTGCCGGCGGCGCCTTGTGGCTGGCGATCTACGGCACGCTGATTCTCAACTTCTGCGATTTCGCCCGTTCTTCGCCGTGCCGCAAGACCATCAAGGTAGGAAACTTCTGGGGTTTGCCGGTGAATATTCTGGTGTTCGCCGCGATTACTGTCCTGCTCTGCGGTGCGCAATTTCAGATCAATGGCCGGATCATTGAAAGCCCGACCGAGATCATCGCTTCGATTCCCAACACCTTCTTCCTGGTGCTCGGTTGCCTGGCGTTCCTGATCGTCACCGTCGCGGTGAACATCATGGCCAACTTCGTCGCCCCGGCCTTCGTGTTGAGTAACCTGGCGCCGAAGTACCTGACCTTCCGCCGCGCCGGACTGATCAGTGCCACCATCGCGGTGCTGATCCTGCCGTGGAATCTCTACAACAGCCCTCTGGTAATCGTGTATTTCCTGTCCGGCCTCGGCGCCCTGCTCGGCCCGTTGTACGGGGTGATCATGGTCGACTACTGGCTGATCCGCAAAGGCCGGATCAACGTACCGCAACTCTACAGCGAAGATCCCAACGGCGCTTATTACTACAGCCGAGGCGTCAATTTCCGTGCGGTGGCGGCGTTTATTCCTGCGGCGCTGATCGCCATCGTCCTGGCACTGGTACCGGGTTTCCACAGCGTCTCGCCGTTCTCCTGGCTGATCGGTGCCGGCATCGCCGGAATGCTCTATCTGATCATCGCCAAGCGCCAGCCGCACTACGCCGACGTCAGCGGCGAATCGATCGCTGTCGACAACGTCTGCCATTAA
- a CDS encoding phosphoadenylyl-sulfate reductase, whose protein sequence is MSPTFDVVELATTYANKSAQDILKLAFAEFGDDLWISFSGAEDVVLVDMAWKLNKNVKVFSLDTGRLHPETYRFIDQVREHYKIDIELVSPDYTKLEPFVKEKGLFSFYKDGHGECCGIRKIEPLRRKLSGVKAWATGQRRDQSPGTRSAVAAMEIDTAFSTPERTLYKFNPLAQMTSEEIWGYIRMLELPYNSLHERGFISIGCEPCTRPVLPNQHEREGRWWWEEATQKECGLHAGNIISKA, encoded by the coding sequence ATGAGCCCAACGTTCGACGTCGTGGAACTCGCCACGACCTATGCCAACAAATCCGCCCAAGACATCCTCAAACTCGCGTTTGCCGAGTTCGGCGACGATCTGTGGATATCTTTCAGCGGCGCCGAGGATGTGGTGCTGGTGGACATGGCCTGGAAGCTCAACAAGAACGTCAAGGTGTTCAGCCTCGACACCGGTCGCCTGCACCCGGAGACCTATCGCTTCATCGATCAAGTGCGCGAGCACTACAAGATCGACATCGAACTGGTGTCCCCGGACTACACGAAACTGGAACCGTTCGTGAAGGAAAAAGGCCTGTTCAGTTTCTACAAGGACGGCCACGGCGAATGCTGTGGCATCCGCAAGATCGAACCACTGCGCCGCAAGCTGTCCGGCGTCAAAGCCTGGGCCACCGGCCAGCGCCGCGACCAGAGCCCAGGCACTCGCAGCGCCGTGGCAGCGATGGAAATCGACACCGCGTTCTCCACGCCGGAGCGCACCCTGTACAAGTTCAACCCGTTGGCACAGATGACCAGCGAAGAGATCTGGGGTTACATCCGCATGCTCGAACTGCCGTACAACAGCCTGCATGAGCGCGGCTTCATCAGCATCGGCTGCGAACCATGCACCCGCCCGGTGTTGCCGAACCAACATGAGCGCGAGGGGCGTTGGTGGTGGGAAGAAGCGACGCAGAAAGAATGCGGGTTGCATGCGGGCAATATCATTAGCAAGGCCTGA
- the thrH gene encoding bifunctional phosphoserine phosphatase/homoserine phosphotransferase ThrH, whose translation MEIACLDLEGVLVPEIWIAFAEKTGIDSLKATTRDIPDYDVLMKQRLRILDEHGLKLSDIQEVIATLKPLDGAVEFVNWLRERFQVVILSDTFYEFSQPLMRQLGFPTLLCHRLITDETGRVTSYQLRQKDPKRQSVLAFKSLYYRVIAAGDSYNDTTMLGEADAGILFHAPENVIREFPQFPAVHTFAELKQEFIKASNRELSL comes from the coding sequence GTGGAAATTGCTTGCCTGGATCTTGAAGGGGTGTTGGTGCCGGAAATCTGGATCGCCTTCGCCGAAAAAACCGGAATCGACTCCCTCAAGGCTACCACCCGGGACATTCCCGATTACGACGTGCTGATGAAGCAGCGTCTGCGCATCCTCGATGAGCACGGCTTGAAGCTGTCGGACATTCAGGAAGTGATCGCCACATTGAAGCCGCTGGACGGCGCAGTGGAGTTCGTCAATTGGCTGCGCGAACGCTTTCAGGTGGTGATTCTGTCAGACACGTTTTACGAGTTCTCACAGCCGCTGATGCGTCAACTGGGTTTCCCGACCTTGCTTTGCCATCGTCTGATAACGGATGAAACCGGGCGAGTGACCAGCTATCAGTTGCGTCAGAAAGATCCGAAGCGCCAGTCGGTGCTGGCGTTCAAGAGCCTGTATTACCGGGTGATCGCGGCGGGGGATTCGTATAACGACACGACGATGCTGGGCGAGGCGGATGCCGGGATTCTGTTTCATGCGCCGGAGAATGTGATTCGCGAGTTTCCGCAGTTCCCGGCGGTGCATACCTTTGCCGAGTTGAAGCAGGAGTTCATCAAAGCTTCTAACAGAGAATTGAGTTTGTAA
- the pabB gene encoding aminodeoxychorismate synthase component I, with protein MLTCSVHPLPYRANPAGYFAAIRNAPGAVLLDSGRPSADRGRYDLLSAWPLEQLAVLPDESGEHFLQRLRNNLSRLGEADLPAGFELPFAGGLIGYLSYDFGRHLENLPSQSRDDLQLPDARFGLYHWALISDHQAATSQLVFHPSVIDSEKQRLIALFTQPVASALTPFKLNQPMAADLSADDYRQAFERIQHYIQAGDCYQVNFAQRFRASCQGDPWLAYCKLREACPTPFSGFQSLPDGGAVLSLSPERFVKVSERQVETRPIKGTRPRGLTPAEDAANAAELLASPKDRAENLMIVDLLRNDLGRTCRIGSVRVPELFSLESYPNVHHLVSSVTGELADDRDALDLIAGSFPGGSITGAPKIRAMQIIDELEPTRRGLYCGSLLYLDVRGEMDSSIAIRSLLVKDGQVCCWGGGGIVADSDWQAEYQESITKVRILLDTLQNL; from the coding sequence ATGTTGACCTGTTCCGTACATCCCCTGCCCTATCGCGCCAATCCCGCCGGCTATTTCGCGGCCATCCGCAACGCGCCCGGCGCCGTGCTGCTCGACAGTGGCCGCCCGAGCGCTGACCGTGGCCGTTATGACCTGCTCAGCGCCTGGCCGCTGGAACAACTGGCGGTGTTGCCGGACGAGAGCGGCGAGCACTTCCTGCAACGTCTGCGGAACAATCTGAGTCGCCTGGGCGAGGCTGATTTGCCAGCAGGTTTCGAGCTGCCATTCGCGGGCGGCTTGATCGGCTACCTGAGCTACGACTTCGGCCGGCATCTGGAAAACCTGCCGAGCCAGTCCCGCGATGATCTGCAGCTGCCGGATGCACGTTTTGGCCTGTACCACTGGGCACTGATCAGCGATCACCAGGCGGCCACCAGCCAATTGGTCTTCCACCCGTCGGTGATCGATAGCGAGAAACAGCGGCTGATTGCGTTGTTCACGCAGCCAGTCGCCAGTGCACTGACCCCGTTCAAACTGAACCAGCCGATGGCCGCCGATCTCTCGGCCGACGATTACCGTCAGGCGTTCGAACGCATTCAGCATTACATCCAGGCCGGCGACTGCTATCAGGTCAATTTCGCTCAGCGTTTCCGTGCGTCGTGTCAGGGCGACCCGTGGCTGGCGTACTGCAAATTGCGCGAAGCCTGCCCGACGCCGTTTTCCGGTTTCCAGAGCCTGCCCGACGGCGGCGCCGTGTTGAGCCTGTCACCCGAGCGCTTCGTCAAAGTCAGCGAACGTCAGGTGGAAACCCGCCCGATCAAAGGCACCCGTCCGCGTGGCCTGACACCCGCCGAAGACGCTGCCAACGCCGCCGAACTGCTGGCCAGCCCCAAGGATCGCGCGGAAAACCTGATGATCGTTGATCTGCTGCGCAACGACCTCGGCCGCACCTGCCGCATTGGTTCGGTGCGGGTGCCGGAGTTGTTTAGCCTGGAAAGCTATCCGAACGTGCATCACCTGGTCAGCAGCGTGACCGGTGAACTGGCGGATGACCGCGACGCGCTGGATTTGATTGCCGGCAGCTTCCCCGGCGGCTCGATTACCGGCGCACCAAAGATTCGCGCAATGCAGATCATCGATGAGCTGGAACCGACCCGGCGCGGCTTGTATTGCGGTTCGTTGCTGTACCTGGACGTGCGCGGCGAAATGGACAGTTCCATCGCGATCCGCAGTCTGCTGGTCAAGGATGGTCAGGTGTGCTGCTGGGGCGGTGGCGGGATTGTTGCGGATTCGGACTGGCAGGCTGAGTATCAGGAGTCGATCACCAAAGTCAGAATCCTCCTCGACACCCTGCAGAACCTCTGA